The Neurospora crassa OR74A linkage group IV, whole genome shotgun sequence genome has a segment encoding these proteins:
- a CDS encoding sporulation protein SPS19, giving the protein MSVPKSEYLSSVWAPGIFANRVVFVTGGAGTICSAQTRAMVHLGADACIIGRNPEKTEKAAKDIAKVRSGARVIGIGNVDVRNFDNLKAAAERCVKELGAIDFVIAGAAGNFIAPISGLSPNAFKTVIDIDTIGTFNTVKATIPYLIESAARNPNPNPNGLTGGRIISVSATFHYSGMPLQAHVSAAKAAVDSLMASVSLEYGPYGVTANVIAPGAIEGTEGMERLASSAVDKKKMTKAVPSGRWGSRRDIADATVYLFSDAGNYVNGTTLVVDGAGWRRQGGNDIGIDEGMEYPDFLFTGQISKNLKDGRKQKSKL; this is encoded by the exons ATGAGTGTCCCAAAGTCAGAATATCTCAGCTCCGTATGGGCACCCGGCATCTTTG CCAACCGGGTTGTCTTCGTCACCGGTGGTGCCGGCACCATCTGCAGTGCGCAAACTCGCGCTATGGTCCATCTGGGAGCGGACGCATGCATCATTGGTCGCAACCCAGAGAAGACTGAGAAAGCTGCCAAAGACATCGCCAAGGTCCGCTCCGGAGCTCGTGTCATTGGCATTGGCAATGTCGATGTCAGGAAT TTCGACAACCTCAAGGCGGCCGCTGAGCGGTGCGTCAAGGAGCTGGGAGCCATCGACTTTGTCATCGCTGGTGCCGCTGGAAACTTCATTGCTCCTATTTCCGGGTTGAGCCCTAACGCCTTCAAGACTGTGATCGACATCGACACCATTGGTACTTTCAACACCGTCAAGGCCACTATTCCTTACCTCATCGAGTCGGCTGCCAGGAACCCGAACCCCAACCCAAATGGCCTCACTGGCGGTCGCATCATCTCGGTTTCCGCTACCTTCCACTACTCAGGCATGCCCCTGCAGGCCCATGTGTCCgctgccaaggccgccgtGGATTCCCTCATGGCCAGCGTCTCTCTTGAATACGGCCCCTACGGTGTCACTGCCAACGTGATTGCTCCCGGTGCCATTGAAGGTACCGAGGGTATGGAGCGCCTGGCCAGCAGCGCtgtcgacaagaagaagatgaccaAGGCTGTTCCCAGCGGCAGATGGGGAAGCCGCCGTGATATCGCTGACGCCACTGTTTACCTATTCAGTGATGCCGGTAACTATGTCAATGGTACCACTCTCGTCGTTGATGGCGCTGGCTGGAGGCGACAGGGAGGAAACGACATTGGCATTGACGAAGGCATGGAGTATCCCGACTTCCTGTTTACTGGCCAGATCAGCAAAAACCTGAAAGACGGGAGAAAGCAAAAGTCCAAGCTTTAA
- a CDS encoding pre-rRNA-processing protein PNO1, translated as MPAPTALRQPVKAPAAQIPIQTEQEDELILDVNEAVNLTDPSAAAPPSNDQDVQMAVDEEGRPRFAPGQDVQIIRRAETRKIGIPPNRMSALKANWTKIYPPLVEHCKLQVRMNIKEKRVELRSSRHTTTPESLQMGADFVSAFAMGFDIDDAIALLRLDSLYIQSFDVKDVRQTLGPDALGRAIGRIAGKDGKTKFAIENATKTRIVLAGSRVHILGAFENIGMARESVVSLILGHQPGKVYNNLRIIASRQKERF; from the exons ATGCCTGCGCCAACAGCACTTCGTCAGCCTGTCAAGGCTCCCGCCGCCCAGATTCCTATCCAGACCGAGCAAGAGGACGAGCTCATTCTCGATGTCAACGAGGCCGTCAACCTCACCGATCCCAGCGCCGCCGCTCCCCCTTCCAATGACCAAGATGTGCAGATGGCTGTAGACGAGGAGGGCCGCCCCCGTTTCGCCCCCGGCCAGGACGTCCAGATCATTCGCCGCGCAGAGACCAGGAAAATTGGTATCCCGCCAAACCGCATGTCGGCCCTCAAGGCCAATTGGACCAAGAT CTACCCCCCACTTGTAGAGCACTGCAAGCTCCAGGTCCGCATGAACATCAAGGAGAAGCGCGTCGAGCTCCGCTCCAGCAgacacaccaccacccccgaaTCCCTGCAGATGGGTGCCGATTTCGTCTCCGCCTTCGCCATGGGCTTCGACATTGACGACGCCATTGCCCTGCTCCGTCTCGATTCGCTCTATATCCAGTCCTTCGATGTCAAGGATGTCCGTCAGACCCTTGGCCCCGATGCTCTGGGACGTGCGATTGGTCGTATTGCAGGCAAGGACGGAAAGACCAAGTTTGCGATTGAGAATG CCACAAAAACCAGAATCGTCCTCGCCGGCTCCCGCGTTCATATCCTCGGTGCCTTCGAGAACATTGGCATGGCCCGCGAGTCCGTCGTCTCCCTCATTCTCGGACACCAGCCCGGCAAGGTGTACAACAACCTCCGGATCATTGCCTCGAGGCAAAAGGAGAGATTCTAA
- the pod-1 gene encoding mitochondrion biogenesis protein: MSTSATTTQLGRQLWSSVRDLHTTSNLFTAAILLPTCQPLLSRQSLGLGPSTSLGSHQRYGQQQSTRQFTSSASRFFFPATKSQRLHYQQSQPSHNVLRSCTSGGLLLLGLTTSPSPTSTVEASALSGNAAQKAKMGHLARQALLLRRIRQNTTTTTLCKTGKRFQSSGKETKGDHDETKAEAKSSTISPQQKSEQPQQPPNTETASGSGSQPTPAHESIADSMSKYLHLPHLPHLPHRPTKEELLAAASGFWSRLKVRFKWFSIRSMRPWNADEWGAFVSFFLFGHLVWILVGTTTFFSLIILFINTVFAQETLAKWIGDYLTQSAGLTVVFESAIVPKWGDGVITFRNVFVSRRPGQPKSSVKKGSSEAAAEAAAAKQAAEQEGTAVEEDDGNYTQFDVTIDTVNVALSFLKWWNGKGLLKDVEIKGVRGVVDRTSVVWGNEDLNPLDFRQEHNPGDFELDHFKMEDLLVTVHQPGGFRPFSVSIFSCELPQLRKQWLFYDFLSANHMSGSFDGSLFTIHPRQIHGVSAADNGRHHQDEFGSPSAWKKFSRLRIDGLKIDHLNRGVEGPFGWIYEGNVDMIADIMFPADPEEGLSKVVAEFYDKMEEAVTSNRYLKILDGNISPNSRSNTNSPTLESGPIPESASDIDLTGHHDELPTSEQHFPPLIPPATPKEPAPIEETPSYLVMDLRIHLNDVRAAVPLFNNPHMSYVNQALVRPIVAYINAKRTYIPISCRIVKRLTDFDGAWTVWDCGLMDDMSAEVYRAFARNVEDQQSRVRRFKRVGLWTVSLVVHALLAGVAGDLM, translated from the coding sequence ATGTCTACTAGCGCTACGACGACCCAGCTGGGCCGCCAGCTATGGTCTTCAGTACGAGATCTTCACACCACCTCGAATCTCTTCACAGCCGCGATACTGCTTCCAACTTGTCAGCCATTACTGAGTCGTCAAAGTCTTGGACTTGGCCCCTCGACATCGCTGGGGTCCCATCAGCGATACGGACAGCAGCAGAGCACGCGACAATTTACCTCTTCCGCAAGTCGCTTTTTCTTCCCAGCAACAAAATCGCAAAGACTACACTATCAACAGTCACAACCATCCCATAATGTCCTACGAAGCTGTACCTCCGGAGGCCTACTCCTCCTTGGGCTCACCACCAGCCCCTCTCCAACGAGCACGGTAGAGGCATCCGCACTATCCGGCAATGCCGCGCAAAAGGCAAAAATGGGCCACTTGGCTCGGCAGGCTTTACTCTTGCGAAGGATACGACAGAACACCACGACCACAACGTTATGCAAGACAGGAAAGCGATTCCAAAGTTCGGGCAAAGAGACCAAGGGTGATCATGACGAGACCAAGGCCGAAGCCAAGTCTTCTACAATTTCTCCTCAGCAAAAGTCCGAGCAACCACAGCAGCCACCGAATACCGAGACGGCTTCCGGTTCTGGTTCCCAGCCGACTCCCGCACATGAATCAATAGCAGATTCCATGTCTAAATACCTTCACCTTCCTCACCTCCCCCATTTGCCTCATCGGCCCACAAAAGAAGAGCTTCTGGCGGCAGCAAGCGGGTTCTGGTCGCGTCTCAAGGTCCGATTCAAGTGGTTCTCCATCAGGAGCATGCGCCCCTGGAACGCCGACGAATGGGGAGCGTTtgtgtccttcttcttattcggTCATTTGGTCTGGATTCTTGTTGGCACAActaccttcttctccctcatcatcctctttATCAACACGGTGTTTGCCCAGGAAACGCTGGCCAAGTGGATCGGAGACTACCTGACCCAATCTGCTGGCCTTACTGTTGTCTTCGAGTCGGCTATTGTGCCCAAATGGGGAGATGGTGTCATCACTTTCCGCAATGTTTTCGTTTCTCGGAGACCTGGTCAGCCCAAGTCTTCCGTCAAGAAGGGTTCTTCCGAAGCTGCGGCcgaagctgctgctgctaaaCAAGCCGCCGAGCAAGAAGGCACTGCCGTGGAAGAGGACGATGGCAATTACACACAGTTTGACGTCACTATAGACACCGTGAACGTGGCTTTATCTTTCCTCAAATGGTGGAACGGAAAGGGTCTCCTCAAAGACGTCGAAATAAAGGGTGTTCGAGGCGTTGTTGACAGGACTTCGGTTGTCTGGGGCAACGAGGACCTCAACCCCCTTGACTTCAGACAGGAACATAACCCTGGCGACTTTGAACTGGATCACTTCAAGATGGAAGACTTGCTGGTCACCGTCCACCAACCGGGCGGTTTCCGGCCCTTTTCCgtttccatcttctcctgCGAGCTGCCTCAGCTACGAAAACAATGGCTGTTTTATGACTTTTTGTCAGCAAATCACATGTCCGGATCATTCGATGGATCACTATTCACCATTCATCCCAGACAGATCCACGGTGTGTCCGCAGCAGATAACGGccgtcaccaccaagacGAGTTCGGTTCTCCCTCGGCCTGGAAGAAGTTCTCCCGACTACGGATTGATGGGCTGAAGATTGACCACTTGAACCGCGGTGTAGAAGGACCGTTTGGCTGGATTTACGAAGGCAACGTCGATATGATTGCCGACATCATGTTCCCTGCGGATCCTGAGGAGGGTCTAAGCAAGGTTGTCGCCGAGTTTTACGACAAAATGGAAGAAGCCGTAACCAGCAACCGCTACCTCAAGATTCTAGACGGCAACATTTCTCCCAACAGCCgaagcaacaccaacagcccCACCCTCGAAAGCGGGCCAATTCCGGAATCTGCCTCTGACATCGACCTCACCGGCCACCACGACGAGCTCCCCACCTCGGAGCAGCACTTCCCCCCCTTGATCCCTCCCGCGACTCCCAAAGAGCCAGCCCCGATTGAAGAAACTCCCTCCTATCTAGTCATGGACCTTCGCATCCACCTCAACGACGTCCGCGCCGCTGTCCCTCTGTTCAACAACCCACACATGAGCTACGTGAACCAAGCCCTAGTACGGCCCATCGTCGCCTACATCAACGCCAAGCGCACCTACATCCCCATCAGTTGCCGGATCGTAAAGCGGCTGACGGACTTTGACGGAGCTTGGACCGTTTGGGACTGTGGGCTGATGGACGATATGAGCGCCGAGGTGTACCGTGCTTTTGCCAGAAACGTAGAGGATCAGCAAAGTAGGGTGAGGAGATTCAAGCGCGTGGGACTGTGGACGGTCAGTCTCGTGGTACATGCGTTGCTGGCTGGCGTGGCGGGAGACTTGATGTGA
- the aod-1 gene encoding alternative oxidase — MNTPKVNILHAPGQAAQLSRALISTCHTRPLLLAGSRVATSLHPTQTNLSSPSPRNLSTTSVTRLKDFFPAKETAYIRQTPPAWPHHGWTEEEMTSVVPEHRKPETVGDWLAWKLVRICRWATDIATGIRPEQQVDKHHPTTATSADKPLTEAQWLVRFIFLESIAGVPGMVAGMLRHLHSLRRLKRDNGWIETLLEESYNERMHLLTFMKMCEPGLLMKTLILGAQGVFFNAMFLSYLISPKITHRFVGYLEEEAVHTYTRCIREIEEGHLPKWSDEKFEIPEMAVRYWRMPEGKRTMKDLIHYIRADEAVHRGVNHTLSNLDQKEDPNPFVSDYKEGEGGRRPVNPALKPTGFERAEVIG; from the exons ATGAACACCCCCAAAGTAAACATACTCCACGCTCCAGGACAAGCGGCCCAACTAAGCCGTGCCCTGATATCAACCTGCCATACTCGGCCTCTCCTGCTCGCGGGCTCTCGAGTGGCCACTTCCTTACATCCAACACAGACGAACCTCTCTTCCCCATCACCTCGCAATCTCTCGACAACAAGCGTTACTCGACTGAAGGATTTCTTCCCGGCCAAAGAGACCGCCTATATCCGGCAGACACCACCCGCGTGGCCTCATCATGGATGGACAGAGGAAGAGATGACCTCGGTTGTTCCCGAGCACCGGAAACCCGAGACTGTGGGCGATTGGCTCGCATGGAAACTCGTACGAATCTGTCG ATGGGCCACTGATATAGCGACGGGCATACGTCCAGAGCAGCAAGTTGATAAACACCACCCGACGACCGCCACCAGCGCGGACAAACCTCTGACCGAAGCCCAATGG CTCGTCcgcttcatcttcctcgaaTCCATCGCCGGCGTTCCCGGCATGGTAGCCGGCATGCTCCGCCACCTGCACTCCCTCCGCCGGCTCAAACGAGACAACGGCTGGATCGAGACTTTACTTGAAGAATCGTACAACGAGCGCATGCACCTCCTCACCTTTATGAAGATGTGCGAACCCGGCCTCCTCATGAAGACGCTCATCTTGGGAGCGCAGGGCGTCTTCTTCAACGCCATGTTTCTCAGCTACCTGATCTCCCCCAAAATCACCCACCGGTTTGTCGGTTacctcgaggaggaggccgtaCATACCTACACGCGGTGCATCAGGGAGATTGAGGAAGGTCACTTGCCAAAGTGGAGCGACGAAAAGTTTGAGATCCCGGAGATGGCGGTGAGGTATTGGCGCATGCCGGAGGGGAAGCGGACGATGAAGGACTTGATCCATTATATCCGCGCGGACGAGGCAGTGCACAGGGGCGTTAATCATACATTGAGCAATTTGGACCAGAAGGAGGATCCGAATCCGTTTGTGAGCGACTATaaggagggcgagggcggGAGGAGACCGGTCAATCCGGCTTTGAAGCCGACGGGATTTGAAAGGGCGGAGGTCATCGGTTGA
- a CDS encoding C2H2 type zinc finger domain-containing protein has protein sequence MDQQYTDARGRSLSAASTGGGQVHDQQQQSHIRNHSPSPTPFPNSNDGVNNGLGLGLIDPSASQHFQPEFSYGGPNPFQQHSPFSQPGLDFNQGYTNQLENQDNSFGGLSQPAYSPNLMASNFGDADYGIFPTTTAAGQFNGSLFITDNQSINNPDPNMMAQGSHSPEPPHLLSPEINSPAFAQGRFPMATGRHSRNASLGPEAALLPGQDWSHMPQFQGHRRSASELSDVSSVAHSPNLGGLDSFDPIENNHSPLQGPQADALYSQLNGISNFSLSDDHIGRSPSHSPAVSPRIHPQQSPDEIDPNQPNHFMLHTPANSFGPPATYMQPQQEAFPQLSLDDPSGMQAQQNMPAPPAINIDFAPAPAKSGLDQPTNLDNNSLALPNRARGRMRPRAVTDPFNNSGYRSPSPSGSLSPSSAADLRPSSARSLSPMDRSGAGSINSRRRQSTSSVPNNVIALRLADPNYNGSGENGGGPRRAQKHPATFQCKVCPKRFTRAYNLRSHLRTHTDERPFKCTVCDKAFARQHDRKRHEGLHSGEKKFICKGELPVAGQQWGCGRRFARADALGRHFRSEAGRICIRPLLEAENRERQRQYAEAMQNAAQGMMQQQGGMMMSPGMDPNGEFQMDPFVLPQALLAQYPALALLPAGPAAMGDGAGLEEDLGSNYEASDYDDVEEGGYVSGPGTGFGPGSMQEGYGELGYASDYGGR, from the exons ATGGACCAACAGTACACCGACGCCCGTGGCCGATCGCTGTCGGCCGCGTCCACCGGCGGAGGACAGGTCCAcgatcaacagcaacagtcTCACATAAGAAACCACTCGCCGTCTCCAACTCCCTTTCCCAATTCGAACGATGGCGTCAACAACGGTTTGGGACTTGGCCTTATCGATCCCTCTGCCTCGCAGCATTTTCAACCCGAATTTTCCTACGGCGGCCCGAACCCGTTCCAGCAACATTCGCCCTTCTCACAGCCTGGGTTGGATTTCAACCAAGGTTATACAAACCAATTAGAGAATCAGGACAACTCGTTTGGTGGCTTGTCGCAACCCGCCTATTCTCCGAATCTCATGGCATCCAACTTTGGTGACGCCGACTACGGCATTTTCCCCACGACCACGGCCGCGGGCCAGTTCAACGGATCGCTGTTCATTACCGATAATCAGTCCATCAATAATCCGGATCCAAACATGATGGCGCAAGGCTCTCACAGCCCGGAGCCGCCTCATCTGCTCAGTCCAGAGATAAACTCTCCGGCCTTTGCCCAGGGCCGTTTCCCCATGGCAACAGGAAGGCATTCGCGCAATGCGTCTCTGGGCCCAGAGGCTGCTCTTCTTCCAGGGCAGGACTGGAGCCATATGCCTCAGTTTCAGGGCCACCGACGCTCAGCCTCGGAGCTTAGTGATGTCTCTTCGGTAGCCCATTCGCCCAACCTTGGGGGATTGGACAGCTTTGACCCGATCGAGAACAACCATTCGCCTCTTCAAGGGCCGCAGGCCGATGCCCTGTACAGTCAGTTGAACGGGATCAGCAACTTCAGTCTGTCGGACGACCACATCGGCAGGAGTCCGTCGCATAGTCCAGCGGTCTCCCCTCGGATCCATCCCCAGCAATCACCGGACGAGATCGATCCGAACCAACCCAACCATTTTATGCTACACACACCAGCAAACAGTTTCGGACCGCCAGCGACATACATGCAGCCGCAACAGGAGGCTTTCCCGCAATTGTCACTGGATGACCCATCTGGTATGCAGGCCCAGCAGAACATGCCAGCTCCTCCGGCAATCAACATCGATTTCGCTCCAGCGCCCGCTAAGAGCGGGCTGGATCAGCCCACTAACCTGGACAATAATTCACTAGCCCTACCAAACAGAG CTCGAGGGCGGATGCGACCACGAGCGGTCACGGACCCTTTCAACAATAGCGGTTACCgatctccttctccatcGGGAAGTCTTTCGCCGAGCTCGGCCGCGGACCTCAGACCGTCAAGCGCACGTTCACTTTCGCCCATGGACCGTTCAGGAGCCGgctctattaatagtaggagacGCCAGTCTACGTCGTCAGTACCCAACAACGTGATAGCACTTCGTCTTGCCGATCCCAATTATAATGGCTCTGGGGAGAATGGAGGTGGCCCGAGAAGGGCTCAGAAGCACCCCGCTACTTTCCAATGCAAAGTATGTCCAAAGCGCTTTACCAGAGCCTATAACTTGCGCTCCCATTTGCGCACACATACCGACGAGAGGCCCTTTAAATGTACCGTCTGCGATAAGGCTTTCGCGCGCCAGCACGATCGCAAGCGTCACGAAGGTTTACATTCGGGCGAAAAGAAGTTCATATGTAAGGGTGAACTTCCTGTTGCTGGTCAACAATGGGGCTGCGGCCGAAGATTTGCGCGAGCGGATGCTCTGGGTCGCCATTTCCGGTCGGAGGCAGGAAGAATATGTATCAGACCTCTTCTGGAAGCGGAAAACCGTGAACGGCAACGGCAGTATGCTGAGGCAATGCAGAATGCAGCCCAAGGCATGATGCAACAGCAGGGCGGTATGATGATGTCGCCCGGCATGGACCCCAATGGCGAGTTCCAAATGGACCCCTTTGTGCTCCCACAGGCGCTGTTGGCACAGTATCCTGCCTTGGCCCTCCTGCCCGCTGGGCCTGCGGCTATGGGTGATGGAGCCGGCTTAGAAGAGGATTTGGGTAGTAATTACGAAGCTAGCGACTACGATGATGTCGAGGAGGGAGGCTATGTAAGTGGTCCAGGGACAGGGTTCGGGCCCGGAAGCATGCAAGAAGGGTACGGGGAGTTGGGTTATGCGAGTGACTACGGCGGCCGTTAG